In one Silene latifolia isolate original U9 population chromosome 10, ASM4854445v1, whole genome shotgun sequence genomic region, the following are encoded:
- the LOC141604707 gene encoding serpin-ZX-like, with the protein MNKVDMDLRQLITNQTHVSLKLAHHVASAESTPKNSVSSPLSLHVILGLIAAGSSGSTRDEILSVLKSNSIDDLNKRFSEIVPVVFADGSTSGGPKLSFANGVWVDQSLPFKSGFKRVVEDLYKAVSSQVDFLNHADEVASEVNSWAEKQTCGLIKDLLPPGSVDNMSRLIFANALYFKGAWDQKFDPSKTKENDFHLLDGTSVKVPYMTSYSDQFIRTFDGFKVLSLPYKQGEDNRQFSMYFLLPHEKDGLLALYEKVASEPDFLDKHLTHVKVEVGDFRLPRFKISLGFEASKVLKGLGINSAFSRGGLTEMVDSPQAEDLGVSNIFHKSFIEVNEEGTEAAAASAGVFREMCLREKVDFVADHPFMYLIREDTTGVVLFVGHVVNPLEN; encoded by the exons ATGAACAAAGTTGACATGGACCTCCGACAATTGATCACGAACCAAACCCACGTGTCACTCAAATTAGCACACCACGTGGCATCAGCAGAGTCAACCCCAAAAAACTCAGTATCATCCCCACTCTCTCTGCACGTGATACTCGGCCTAATCGCAGCCGGGTCATCCGGGTCAACCCGGGATGAGATACTCTCGGTTCTCAAGTCAAACTCCATTGATGACCTCAACAAGCGTTTCTCGGAAATCGTGCCGGTTGTGTTCGCAGATGGGAGTACGTCAGGTGGGCCCAAGTTGAGCTTCGCTAATGGAGTATGGGTTGATCAGAGTTTGCCGTTTAAATCCGGATTTAAACGGGTCGTTGAGGATTTGTACAAAGCTGTCTCTTCTCAAGTTGACTTTCTCAACCAT GCAGATGAAGTAGCTTCAGAAGTGAATTCATGGGCGGAGAAACAGACATGCGGCCTCATCAAAGATTTGCTACCTCCTGGATCAGTTGATAACATGTCGAGGCTTATATTTGCAAATGCATTATACTTTAAAGGAGCATGGGATCAGAAGTTTGATCCatcgaaaacaaaagaaaacgacTTTCATCTCCTCGATGGCACCTCAGTCAAAGTCCCCTACATGACCAGCTACTCCGACCAGTTTATCAGAACATTTGACGGTTTCAAAGTTCTTAGTCTACCTTACAAGCAAGGCGAGGACAATCGCCAATTCTCCATGTACTTCCTTCTTCCTCATGAGAAAGACGGTCTGCTAGCGTTATATGAAAAAGTGGCTTCTGAACCCGATTTCCTAGACAAACACCTTACGCACGTGAAAGTCGAGGTTGGTGATTTTAGACTTCCACGGTTCAAAATATCATTAGGGTTTGAAGCTTCTAAGGTCTTGAAGGGTTTAGGAATTAACTCGGCTTTCTCGAGGGGTGGCCTGACCGAGATGGTGGATTCTCCTCAGGCTGAAGACCTTGGTGTCTCGAATATTTTCCACAAATCTTTTATCGAGGTGAATGAGGAAGGCACAGAAGCTGCTGCGGCTTCTGCCGGTGTCTTTAGAGAGATGTGTCTTAGAGAGAAAGTGGACTTTGTGGCTGATCATCCATTCATGTATTTGATCAGAGAGGACACGACTGGAGTCGTGCTGTTCGTCGGACATGTCGTGAACCCTCTTGAGAATTAG
- the LOC141604709 gene encoding serpin-ZX-like, translating into MDLRKLITDQTDVSLKLAHHVASTESSKTNSVFSPLSLHVVLSLIAAGSSGSTRDELLSVLRSNSIDDLNKLSSELVSLVFADGSAAGGPKLSFANGVWVDQTMPFKPEFKRVVDDLYKAASSQVDFLNKAVEVASEVNSWAEKQTSGLIKELLPPGSVDRNTRLIFANALYFKGAWTEKFDASKTKEDDFHLLGGTSVKVPYMTSKTKQFARVCDGFKVLKLPYKQGEDKRQFSMYFLLPDQKDGLLGLSEKVGSTPGFLNQHAPYEKVEVGDFRVPRFKISFGFEASKVLKGFGINSAFSEGGLTEMVDSPVDKNLVVSNIFHKSFIEVNEEGTEAAAATAAVVMLRSIKLAPKVDFVADHPFMYLIREDMTGVVLFFGHVLNPLEN; encoded by the exons ATGGATCTCCGCAAACTAATCACCGACCAAACCGACGTGTCACTCAAATTAGCACACCACGTGGCATCAACCGAGTCAAGCAAAACCAACTCAGTATTCTCACCACTTTCTCTCCACGTGGTACTCAGCCTGATCGCTGCCGGCTCATCCGGGTCGACCCGGGACGAATTACTTTCGGTTCTCCGATCAAACTCCATCGATGACCTCAACAAGCTTTCATCGGAGCTCGTTTCGCTTGTGTTTGCAGATGGGAGTGCAGCAGGTGGGCCCAAGTTGAGCTTCGCTAATGGAGTTTGGGTTGATCAGACGATGCCGTTTAAACCCGAGTTTAAACGGGTCGTTGATGATTTGTATAAGGCTGCTTCTTCTCAAGTTGATTTTCTTAATAAG GCAGTTGAAGTAGCTTCTGAAGTGAATTCATGGGCAGAGAAACAGACAAGCGGTCTCATTAAAGAATTACTGCCTCCTGGATCAGTTGATAGGAATACCAGGCTTATATTTGCAAATGCACTATACTTTAAAGGAGCATGGACTGAGAAATTTGACGCATCAAAAACAAAAGAAGATGACTTCCATCTACTCGGTGGCACCTCAGTCAAAGTGCCATACATGACAAGTAAGACGAAACAATTTGCCAGAGTTTGTGATGGTTTCAAAGTCCTTAAACTTCCTTACAAGCAAGGAGAGGACAAACGTCAATTCTCTATGTATTTCCTTCTTCCTGATCAAAAAGACGGTCTGTTAGGGTTATCAGAGAAAGTGGGTTCTACACCCGGTTTCCTAAATCAGCACGCTCCATACGAAAAAGTCGAAGTAGGCGACTTTAGAGTTCCACGGTTCAAAATATCATTTGGGTTTGAAGCTTCTAAGGTTTTGAAAGGTTTTGGAATTAACTCGGCTTTCTCGGAAGGTGGCCTGACCGAGATGGTTGACTCTCCTGTTGATAAAAACCTTGTTGTCTCGAACATTTTCCACAAATCTTTTATCGAAGTGAACGAGGAAGGCACAGAAGCCGCTGCTGCCACTGCCGCTGTGGTAATGTTGAGGAGTATTAAACTTGCTCCCAAGGTCGACTTTGTGGCTGATCATCCATTCATGTATTTGATCAGGGAAGACATGACCGGAGTGGTGCTTTTTTTCGGACATGTCCTGAATCCTCTTGAGAATTAG
- the LOC141607017 gene encoding serpin-ZX-like, with product MERVDMDLPQLITNQTHVSLKIAHHVASSESTPKNLVSSPLSLHAILGLIAAGSSGSTRDELTLFLGSNSIDDVNKLFSEIVPLVFADGSKSGGPKLNFANGVWVDQSLPFKPEFKRVVEDLYKAVSSQVDFLTNAAEVASEVNSWAEKQTSGLIKDLLPSESVDETTRLIFANALYFKGAWNKAFNPSRTKEDDFHLLDGTSVKVPYMRSYEDQYIKTCDDFKVLRLPYKQGEDKRQFSMYFLLPNEKDGLLALSEKVASEPGFLDEHLPVWEVEVGDFRVPRFKISFGFEASNILRGLGINLAFSGGGLTEMVDSPEGQNLGVSSIFHKAFIEVNEEGTEAAAASVGVMRACCLRIVEKVDFVADHPFMYLIREDTTGVVLFVGHVVNPLEN from the exons ATGGAGAGGGTTGACATGGACCTCCCACAATTGATCACAAACCAAACCCACGTGTCACTCAAAATCGCACACCACGTGGCATCATCAGAGTCAACCCCAAAAAACTTGGTATCATCGCCACTCTCTCTGCACGCGATACTCGGCCTGATCGCAGCCGGGTCATCCGGATCAACCCGAGACGAGTTGACCTTGTTTCTTGGGTCGAACTCAATCGATGACGTCAACAAGCTTTTCTCGGAAATCGTGCCACTTGTGTTCGCAGATGGGAGTAAGTCAGGTGGGCCCAAGTTGAACTTCGCTAATGGAGTTTGGGTTGATCAGAGCTTGCCTTTTAAACCCGAGTTTAAACGGGTCGTTGAAGATTTGTATAAGGCTGTTTCTTCTCAAGTTGACTTTCTCACCAAT GCAGCTGAAGTAGCTTCTGAAGTGAATTCATGGGCAGAGAAACAGACAAGCGGCCTCATTAAAGATTTGCTACCTTCAGAATCAGTTGATGAGACGACGAGGCTTATATTTGCAAATGCACTGTATTTTAAGGGAGCGTGGAATAAGGCGTTTAATCCATCGAGAACAAAAGAAGACGACTTCCATCTCCTCGATGGCACCTCAGTCAAAGTACCTTACATGCGTAGCTATGAAGACCAGTATATTAAAACTTGTGATGATTTCAAAGTCCTTCGTCTACCTTACAAGCAAGGCGAGGACAAGCGCCAATTCTCCATGTATTTCCTTCTTCCAAATGAGAAAGATGGTTTGTTAGCATTATCTGAAAAAGTAGCTTCTGAACCAGGTTTCCTAGATGAACACCTTCCCGTTTGGGAAGTCGAAGTTGGAGACTTTAGAGTTCCGCGGTTCAAAATATCATTTGGGTTTGAAGCTTCTAACATTTTGAGGGGTTTAGGAATTAACTTGGCTTTCTCGGGAGGTGGCTTGACTGAGATGGTGGACTCTCCTGAGGGTCAAAACCTTGGCGTCTCGAGCATTTTCCACAAAGCTTTTATTGAGGTGAATGAGGAAGGTACAGAAGCCGCTGCAGCTTCTGTTGGTGTCATGAGGGCATGCTGTCTAAGAATTGTTGAGAAAGTGGACTTTGTGGCTGATCATCCATTCATGTATTTGATCAGAGAGGACACGACTGGAGTCGTGTTGTTCGTCGGACATGTCGTGAACCCTCTTGAGAATTAA